A genomic window from Spiroplasma helicoides includes:
- a CDS encoding valine--tRNA ligase: MKKELEKKYDHLAVEKNKYDFWLQNNYFKADVNSKKPPYSIVIPPPNVTGKLHLGHAWDGSLQDTLIRYKKLSGYDTLYLPGMDHAGIATQAKVEQRLREQGITRFDLGREKFVQKVWEWKEEYASFIRKQWEKLGLSLDYSVEKFTYSPELNKLVNKVFCTMYNKGLIYKEKKIVNWDPLQKTAISNIEVIYKETNGGMYHFKYILENDTNSYLEVATTRPETMFGDVCLVVNPKDERYKKYVNQKVINPVNGQLIPVIADSYVDIEFGTGVMKCTPAHDPNDFIIGKKYNLDQIICMNPDGTMNELAGNLNGLDRFEARKQLIVQMQEKGLFIKKEEIVHQVGYSERSDAIVEPYLSEQWFVKMNYLAKQVIDLQKSDNKINFYPNRFDDVLNKWMENVNDWTISRQLWWGHQIPAWYNKNTNEIYVGEVAPKDIENWVQDEDVLDTWFSSALWPFATLEWDGDKNSKYFDRYFPTSTMITGYDIVFFWVARMIFQSLEFTHQKPFNDVLMHGLIRDEQGRKMSKSLGNGVDPMEVIKNFGADSMRYFLLTNSSPGQDLRYSEEKLRASWNFINKIWNASRFVLINLDNKNINIDINNIKKIIDLNENLACKWILTKLTRVQKSYYEAMEKYEFTIIGKTLYNFIWNDYCSWFIELVKADSLGCDEKSKNNLTTVLIFVLKEILVMLHPIMPFVTEEIYQKLKIKNSILEEEFKINEWNYDVNNFEDFIIESIKKIREFRISQNIEKNQILNFSILDDSNTVTSEEWNIFNRYLEFFVKSNVQKTKLIGEVVSIPVGNKFLEIIKASFIDEKKQLLDLQDQKKALEKEINRSQSILSNENFLQKADKNKIEIEKNKFLKYEVEYKAIVEKIKLLSNK, from the coding sequence ATGAAAAAAGAGTTAGAAAAAAAATATGATCATTTAGCAGTTGAAAAAAATAAATATGATTTTTGATTACAAAATAACTATTTTAAAGCAGATGTAAATAGCAAAAAACCTCCATATAGTATAGTAATTCCACCACCAAATGTTACAGGTAAACTACATCTTGGTCATGCTTGAGATGGTTCTTTACAAGATACATTAATAAGATACAAAAAGTTATCTGGATATGACACCTTATATCTACCTGGAATGGACCATGCTGGAATAGCTACACAAGCAAAAGTGGAACAAAGACTAAGAGAACAAGGAATAACTCGTTTTGATTTAGGTCGAGAAAAGTTTGTCCAAAAAGTATGAGAATGAAAAGAAGAATATGCTTCATTTATTAGAAAACAATGAGAAAAATTAGGACTAAGCTTAGATTACAGTGTTGAAAAATTTACATACTCACCAGAATTAAACAAATTAGTCAATAAAGTTTTTTGTACAATGTACAATAAAGGTTTGATATATAAAGAGAAAAAAATAGTTAATTGAGATCCTTTACAAAAAACAGCAATTTCAAACATTGAAGTTATTTACAAAGAAACGAATGGGGGAATGTATCATTTCAAATATATTTTAGAAAATGATACAAATAGTTATTTAGAAGTAGCTACAACTAGACCTGAAACAATGTTTGGTGATGTTTGTTTAGTTGTTAATCCTAAAGATGAACGTTATAAAAAATATGTTAATCAAAAGGTTATTAATCCTGTAAATGGTCAATTAATTCCAGTTATTGCTGATAGTTATGTTGATATAGAATTTGGAACTGGAGTTATGAAATGTACTCCAGCACATGATCCAAATGACTTTATTATTGGTAAAAAATATAATTTAGATCAAATTATATGTATGAATCCTGATGGAACTATGAATGAATTAGCTGGCAATTTAAATGGTTTAGATAGATTTGAAGCTAGAAAACAACTTATTGTACAAATGCAAGAAAAAGGATTATTTATTAAGAAAGAAGAAATAGTTCATCAAGTTGGTTATTCTGAAAGAAGTGATGCAATTGTTGAACCATATTTATCAGAACAATGGTTTGTTAAAATGAATTATTTAGCAAAACAAGTTATTGATTTACAAAAAAGTGATAATAAAATTAACTTTTATCCAAATAGGTTTGATGATGTCTTAAATAAATGAATGGAAAACGTAAATGATTGAACTATTTCAAGACAACTTTGATGAGGACACCAAATTCCTGCATGGTATAACAAAAATACAAATGAAATTTATGTAGGTGAAGTTGCTCCAAAAGATATAGAAAATTGAGTGCAAGATGAAGATGTTTTAGACACTTGATTTTCTTCTGCATTGTGACCATTTGCAACTTTAGAATGAGATGGTGATAAAAACTCAAAATATTTTGATCGCTATTTTCCAACATCAACTATGATTACTGGATATGATATAGTATTTTTTTGAGTTGCAAGAATGATTTTTCAATCATTAGAATTTACTCATCAAAAACCATTTAATGATGTCTTGATGCATGGACTAATTAGAGATGAACAAGGTAGAAAAATGTCTAAATCATTAGGTAATGGAGTTGACCCAATGGAAGTTATTAAAAATTTTGGAGCAGATTCTATGCGTTACTTTTTACTAACTAACTCATCTCCAGGACAGGATTTAAGATATAGTGAAGAAAAACTAAGAGCAAGCTGAAACTTTATCAATAAAATTTGAAATGCTTCAAGATTTGTATTAATTAATTTAGATAATAAAAATATTAATATCGATATAAATAACATCAAAAAAATTATAGATCTCAATGAAAATTTAGCATGTAAATGAATTTTAACTAAGCTTACAAGAGTTCAGAAAAGTTACTATGAAGCTATGGAAAAATATGAGTTTACAATTATAGGAAAAACTCTTTATAATTTTATTTGAAATGACTATTGCAGTTGATTTATAGAGTTAGTTAAAGCAGACTCATTAGGTTGTGATGAAAAAAGTAAAAATAATTTAACTACAGTACTTATATTTGTTTTAAAAGAGATATTGGTTATGTTACATCCAATAATGCCTTTTGTAACAGAAGAAATTTATCAAAAACTTAAAATAAAAAATTCAATCCTAGAAGAAGAATTTAAAATAAACGAATGAAATTATGATGTTAATAATTTTGAAGACTTTATAATTGAATCAATCAAAAAAATTAGAGAATTTAGAATTAGTCAAAATATAGAAAAAAATCAAATATTGAATTTTTCTATTTTAGACGATTCCAATACAGTTACAAGTGAAGAGTGAAATATTTTTAATCGTTATTTAGAGTTTTTTGTTAAATCAAATGTTCAAAAAACGAAGTTGATAGGTGAGGTTGTTTCAATTCCGGTGGGTAATAAATTTTTAGAAATTATAAAAGCAAGTTTTATAGACGAAAAAAAACAACTACTAGATCTTCAAGACCAAAAAAAAGCTTTAGAAAAAGAAATTAATAGATCTCAATCTATTTTATCTAATGAAAATTTTTTACAAAAAGCAGATAAAAATAAAATTGAAATAGAAAAAAACAAGTTTTTAAAATATGAAGTTGAGTATAAAGCTATTGTTGAAAAAATAAAATTATTGTCTAATAAATAA
- a CDS encoding mannitol dehydrogenase family protein gives MKVLHFGAGNIGRGFIAPILFNSKQIKELYFTDNNIDLISKLKETKEYNVIELDEKEKIVKVSGYNAVHSNDIDKELKLEEFDVLTTSIGSVNLKYIKDQVIKFIKAKESIKKPLIIMCCENGEKISSLFEKEVIESYKFDKKLIKFVDVMVDRIVPNEVSSDLSIKVEPYSSWVADERNWPSELEKITTIKYTENIDAEICKKVWMLNGGHASIAWKEWQLSKFKNKFINETLNNEIDNRLIIFLKRYLTEISNVVEFQFNYNREALDDFIDSVVSRFTNVHIKDEFDRVARNTLKKLQLDERILKPFQIAITNNIGCGYIKETIINALSYNNLDDPDCKLLEDLRRSHQDYKEFIASVIKDIDSETLNQIIN, from the coding sequence ATGAAAGTACTACATTTTGGAGCAGGAAATATTGGAAGAGGTTTTATTGCCCCTATTCTTTTCAACAGTAAACAAATTAAAGAATTATACTTTACAGACAATAATATTGATTTAATAAGTAAATTAAAAGAAACAAAAGAATATAATGTAATTGAATTAGATGAAAAAGAAAAAATCGTTAAAGTAAGTGGTTATAATGCAGTTCATTCTAACGATATCGACAAAGAATTGAAATTAGAAGAATTTGATGTTTTAACAACTTCAATAGGATCAGTCAATTTAAAATATATTAAAGATCAAGTTATAAAATTTATCAAAGCAAAAGAAAGTATTAAAAAACCTTTAATAATTATGTGTTGTGAAAACGGAGAAAAAATTTCTTCATTATTTGAAAAAGAAGTTATAGAATCATATAAATTTGACAAAAAATTAATTAAATTTGTTGATGTTATGGTTGATAGAATTGTACCTAATGAAGTATCAAGTGATTTAAGCATCAAAGTTGAACCCTACTCATCATGAGTCGCAGACGAAAGAAACTGACCTAGTGAACTTGAAAAAATTACTACAATCAAGTACACAGAAAATATTGATGCTGAAATTTGTAAAAAAGTATGAATGTTAAATGGAGGTCATGCTTCAATCGCTTGAAAAGAATGACAACTTTCAAAATTTAAAAATAAATTTATTAATGAAACTTTAAATAATGAAATAGATAATAGACTAATTATATTTTTAAAAAGATATCTTACAGAAATTTCAAATGTTGTTGAATTTCAATTTAATTATAATAGAGAAGCATTAGATGATTTCATTGATTCTGTAGTAAGTAGATTTACAAATGTTCATATAAAAGATGAATTTGATAGAGTTGCAAGAAATACCCTTAAAAAGTTACAACTTGATGAAAGAATTTTAAAACCATTTCAAATAGCAATAACTAACAACATTGGCTGTGGATATATTAAAGAAACAATTATAAACGCCCTTTCATACAATAATTTAGATGATCCTGATTGTAAATTACTTGAAGATTTAAGAAGATCACATCAAGATTATAAAGAGTTTATAGCTTCAGTTATAAAAGATATTGATTCTGAAACATTAAACCAAATCATAAATTAA
- a CDS encoding PTS sugar transporter subunit IIA: MKKERQLRILYTLINYKNIESKVIINHFDISDKTLNRDLEEINDFLQKLGNFKLLLNETDIKFIGNTEDILNYLQLDDKFLLKEERLLYILLTLLRDQTTTKLQIIDDLDISANILEDDLEELNGLLKKYDLKLLINKQGIKVPEINKNSEISILIDITTKYILFKKVYSVLKLNKIEKLFSNYIYNFLKNRYQINVYNKIFYWLIEFTSNQINVSNLNLIILAIKITYWLNHPKNKKILDQVEKIEYYNEFVTLAKDIYSSDDIGLFFIKQALDDDSNNKIKSFIKDLNQDIKKLFNNKMALSDEMNERIINHISSNLFVENVDEFIIEEYSRNLDSYKIKYKELWYFIEKNLKKYFNDKKNINLLIYEIFIHVLVWFDSYIYEKKLKFLTICIGGMGQSAMIKNHLSSLYRNAVVKNISYSMINKDKLKNFDLVISSIDISETNLDNLIVMPIILLLSKKNEIHKIISEKLYENLVGEKMKNEILKKDNIKINQTAKNKVEAIKQCGQLLKQLGYVEESYIDSMIEREKKFSVYIGNYLAIPHGMDDKGVIKDGIVIMHYKNPVDYDSNPVNFFIGIAAKSDKHVDILANIAEKMMELELVEDLIKNPSEDRFLQEFNF, encoded by the coding sequence ATGAAGAAAGAAAGACAACTTAGAATATTATATACACTAATAAATTATAAAAATATTGAAAGTAAAGTCATTATCAATCACTTTGATATAAGTGATAAAACCCTAAACAGAGATTTAGAAGAAATAAATGATTTTTTACAAAAATTAGGTAATTTTAAATTATTGTTAAATGAAACCGATATTAAGTTTATAGGTAATACTGAAGATATTTTAAATTACTTACAACTTGATGATAAATTTTTACTAAAAGAAGAAAGATTACTTTATATCTTACTTACCCTACTTCGAGATCAAACAACAACAAAATTACAAATAATTGATGATTTAGATATATCAGCAAATATTTTAGAAGATGATTTGGAAGAACTAAATGGGCTTTTAAAAAAATATGATTTAAAGCTATTAATTAACAAACAAGGAATAAAGGTTCCTGAAATTAATAAAAATAGTGAAATAAGTATTCTAATTGACATTACAACAAAATATATACTATTCAAAAAAGTTTATTCCGTTTTAAAATTAAATAAAATAGAAAAACTTTTTTCCAATTATATTTACAATTTCTTAAAAAATAGATATCAGATTAATGTGTATAATAAAATATTTTATTGACTTATTGAATTTACATCTAATCAAATTAATGTATCAAACTTAAACTTAATAATTCTTGCTATCAAAATTACCTACTGATTAAATCACCCTAAAAATAAAAAGATTTTAGATCAAGTAGAAAAAATAGAATATTACAATGAGTTTGTAACATTAGCAAAAGATATTTATTCAAGTGATGACATAGGTTTGTTTTTTATAAAACAAGCACTTGATGATGATAGTAACAATAAAATTAAGAGTTTTATTAAAGACTTAAATCAAGACATAAAAAAACTTTTTAATAACAAAATGGCTTTAAGTGATGAAATGAATGAAAGAATTATTAATCATATCTCTTCAAATTTATTTGTAGAAAACGTTGATGAATTTATCATCGAAGAATATTCAAGAAACTTAGACTCTTATAAAATAAAATACAAAGAACTGTGATATTTTATTGAAAAAAACTTAAAAAAATATTTTAATGATAAAAAAAATATTAACTTATTGATTTATGAAATATTTATTCATGTATTAGTTTGGTTTGATTCATACATATATGAAAAGAAATTGAAATTTTTAACAATATGTATTGGTGGTATGGGACAAAGTGCTATGATAAAAAATCATTTAAGTTCTTTGTACAGAAATGCAGTAGTTAAAAACATATCTTACTCAATGATTAATAAAGATAAATTAAAAAACTTTGATTTAGTTATATCTTCAATTGATATAAGTGAGACAAATTTAGATAATTTAATAGTTATGCCAATAATACTGCTATTGAGTAAAAAAAATGAGATTCATAAAATAATTAGTGAAAAATTATACGAAAATTTAGTAGGTGAAAAAATGAAAAATGAAATATTAAAAAAAGATAATATAAAAATAAATCAAACTGCCAAGAATAAAGTAGAAGCAATCAAACAATGTGGACAACTTTTAAAACAATTAGGTTATGTAGAAGAGTCATACATTGATTCAATGATTGAAAGAGAAAAAAAATTCTCAGTTTACATTGGGAATTACTTAGCAATCCCTCACGGAATGGATGACAAAGGTGTAATAAAAGATGGAATTGTCATTATGCACTATAAAAATCCTGTAGATTATGATTCAAATCCTGTAAATTTCTTTATTGGAATTGCAGCTAAATCTGATAAACATGTTGATATACTTGCCAATATTGCTGAAAAGATGATGGAATTAGAACTTGTTGAAGATCTAATAAAAAACCCTTCAGAAGATAGATTTTTACAGGAGTTTAACTTTTAA